The following coding sequences lie in one Apostichopus japonicus isolate 1M-3 chromosome 13, ASM3797524v1, whole genome shotgun sequence genomic window:
- the LOC139978291 gene encoding uncharacterized protein: MDSRAMSSRGGGSFRNIFVVVLLASVFVLGYRYSTLRRKFEDQNMVLVERDYEVRDKQEEASGFQRQLADSDTAKQQCEATLEKERKDNRETRDGLEGKVKELEATKNNLQTQLNECKDKNTEIDNLKKEKEDIQNEANQLRQEKDELQRLLDETKRQLQQARNPQPNPAQEKQEQAAQPAQPAQPADKQEENPAAKQPDAQNLEEIDAHKLLIQNSNLQQGGTQLQQVVDKEGEDGINDGGKLLVVPDETETEQKTDEETEGETDEAKKESEDEEGTHEHGKDKTESNDDVTESTEDDENSHEKDVSKTGLKNESGVKREEDSDKEEA; this comes from the exons ATGGATTCACGTGCAATGTCATCGCGAGGAGGGGGTTCATTCCGTAATATATTTGTGGTAGTCTTATTAGCTTCGGTATTCGTTCTAGGATACAGATATAGTACTCTTCGAAGAAAGTTCGAGGACCAAAATATGGTATTAGTTGAAAGAGACTACGAGGTGAGGGACAAACAGGAAGAAGCATCTGGTTTTCAAAGACAACTAGCTGATAGTGACACCGCGAAGCAACAGTGTGAAGCTACCCTGGAAAAGGAACGCAAAGACAACAGAGAAACAAGAGACGGTCTAGAGGGAAAAGTGAAAGAACTTGAAGCGACAAAAAATAATTTGCAG ACTCAGCTAAACGAATGCAAGGATAAGAATACAGAAATAGACaacttaaaaaaggaaaaagaagacaTCCAAAATGAAGCCAACCAACTCAGGCAAGAAAAGGACGAATTACAAAGGCTATTAGATGAGACAAAAAGACAACTACAACAGGCAAGAAATCCACAACCAAATCCGGCGCAAGAGAAACAGGAACAAGCAGCCCAGCCAGCCCAGCCGGCCCAGCCAGCTGACAAGCAGGAAGAAAATCCAGCAGCCAAGCAACCCGATGCTCAG AACCTTGAAGAGATCGATGCACACAAACTCCTGATTCAAAACTCGAATTTGCAACAGGGAGGAACACAACTGCAACAAGTAGTTGACAAAGAAGGAGAAGATGGTATTAATGACGGGGGAAAGCTGCTCGTAGTTCCTGATGAGACAGAGACCGAGCAAAAGACAGATGAAGAGACGGAGGGGGAGACAGATGAGGCCAAGAAGGAATCTGAAGATGAAGAAGGAACACATGAACATGGAAAGGACAAGACTGAATCAAATGATGATGTGACAGAGAGTACAGAGGATGATGAAAACAGTCATGAGAAAGATGTGTCTAAAACTGGTCTGAAAAATGAGAGTGGGGTTAAAAGGGAAGAGGACAGTGACAAAGAGGAGGCATAA
- the LOC139979004 gene encoding uncharacterized protein — protein MEIFNFRRLRDITSILIFLIAFLNRSTVSCSKILMSVTTTINSPSHLMGLSAITGALVKRGHTVVLCTSEAKGTEGFDNGTISYPLLYRVNYSKEDLKEKKQLFTELAKSKGFFGFMKKFTTLQSLMSEGCVQLWKDEETLKRLKSENFDLMLSFPFNPCDCLLSRYVEVPRVVYTPSIRIPTFHESLIGMSAPSSYVPYPTFSTLTDKMTFTQRLKNLVIPNILTIKDWIGNSIYRQIKSEHNIAPDESIDELQSKVLLWICHTDFSIDFPRPFSPNWIPVGGIVSRSAQEIPKDLKEFVEGSGTHGVIIFSLGSAVTAELNDDVMDTFAAVFSKLSQRVLWKRDAKVQSGLGQNTKLLSWLPQNDLLGHPKTRLLIYHGGSHGVMEAIYHGVPMIIIPLFGDQYAHAVRVQEKGMGVMLDKSNLTEESVMEAIREVIDNPKYKQRVQHFSNIHHDAPLKPLERAVYWIEHVMKFGGDHLRPRSADMNFIELYMIDTVIFLSSLVLFLLYVEYLFLKKCYRCVCNRSTTRKTKDDIQLNMARRTLNAMLVVSCFIIWIAPCSGGNILLVSTNSLSSPSHYMVLSTLTGGLVANGHNVTLVTNDLKGTHGFPNGTYSQTLTFKASYLKEDQEKLENTMKEFAFVSPGFTKTFKFFGLVMDALYNSCLDLWKDQNLLNELQNSHFDFALVFPFSSCDVLVAHYVNAPFAIVFPSIRAPTFHEGYVGMPYPSSYVPFDVFGTLTDEMTFLQRLQNLLSPLLYHIMQYISNLSYHSIQVTFDILPDKSIKELYSQASLVLSHVSMGSDYPRPYTPNFIPIGGLISGPSKPLSKELEDFVQGSGDHGIIIFTLGSAVQGLSNKDTAEIFARVFKKLPQRILWRHNAEPPASLANNTKLLKWLPQNDLLAHPKTRLLIYHGGSNGVLESITHGIPMVVIPLLGDQVSHGARVQKKGMGLMLDKTNITEENLMEVVQEVLHNPSYKERAQLFSDIHNDLPMKPLERAVYWIEHVMKFGGAHLRPRSADMNFIELYMIDVAVFLIIVSAIGIYVEYLILSKLFRMCCSGKYQKSKSD, from the exons ATGGAGATCTTCAATTTTAGACGATTGAGAGACATTACTTCCATCTTGATCTTTCTAATCGCATTTTTGAACAGATCAACAGTGTCATGTTCAAAGATACTAATGTCGGTTACGACGACGATTAACTCCCCAAGCCATCTGATGGGGTTGTCGGCAATTACAGGGGCCCTCGTCAAGAGAGGCCATACTGTGGTACTCTGTACAAGTGAAGCTAAAGGTACGGAGGGATTTGATAATGGAACAATTTCATATCCCCTTCTTTACAGAGTCAACTATAGTAAAGAAGACTTAAAGGAGAAGAAACAACTGTTTACGGAATTAGCGAAAAGTAAAGGATTCTTTGGATTCATGAAAAAGTTCACAACCTTACAAAGTCTAATGTCAGAAGGATGTGTCCAATTATGGAAAGATGAAGAAACTCTAAAAAGATTGAAATCAGAAAATTTCGACCTTATGTTGTCATTCCCGTTCAACCCATGTGATTGCCTTCTTTCACGGTATGTCGAGGTACCAAGGGTGGTGTACACACCGTCTATTCGGATACCAACTTTCCATGAGAGTTTAATCGGTATGTCAGCTCCATCATCTTACGTACCATACCCCACGTTCTCTACATTAACGGACAAAATGACTTTCACCCAAAGACTGAAAAATTTAGTTATCCCAAACATACTGACTATCAAAGATTGGATTGGTAATTCAATTTATAGACAAATTAAAAGCGAACATAATATAGCGCCAGATGAAAGTATTGATGAGTTGCAATCCAAGGTTTTGCTATGGATTTGTCACACCGATTTCTCTATCGATTTTCCGAGACCGTTTTCACCTAACTGGATTCCTGTTGGCGGCATCGTGTCTCGATCTGCTCAAGAGATACCAAAG gaCCTGAAAGAATTCGTGGAGGGATCTGGGACGCATGGTGTGATCATTTTCTCTTTA GGTTCTGCCGTCACAGCCGAGTTAAACGATGACGTCATGGATACCTTTGCCGCTGTTTTCAGTAAGCTCTCTCAGAGAGTTTTGTGGAAGCGTGATGCTAAAGTCCAGTCAGGTTTGGGGCAAAATACAAAACTTTTATCTTGGTTACCCCAAAACGACTTACTCG GGCACCCCAAGACTCGGCTCCTGATCTACCACGGTGGTAGTCACGGTGTAATGGAAGCTATATATCATGGGGTTCCGATGATTATTATACCATTGTTCGGAGACCAGTATGCCCACGCCGTTAGAGTACAGGAGAAAGGAATGGGAGTCATGCTAGACAAATCCAACCTCACCGAGGAGAGTGTCATGGAAGCTATTCGTGAAGTGATAGATAATCCCAA GTATAAACAACGTGTTCAACATTTCTCTAACATCCACCACGATGCGCCGTTGAAACCTCTAGAGAGGGCTGTCTACTGGATTGAACACGTCATGAAATTTGGAGGAGACCACCTGAGGCCACGATCGGCTGACATGAACTTCATAGAACTATATATGATTGATACTGTGATATTCTTGTCATCTCTCGTATTGTTTCTTCTATACgtggaatatttgtttttaaagaaatgttacAGATGTGTTTGTAACAGATCTACAACGCGTAAAACAAAGGATGAC ATACAACTTAATATGGCTAGAAGGACTTTAAACGCGATGCtagtggtatcatgttttatAATATGGATAGCACCGTGTTCTGGAGGTAACATCCTCTTAGTATCGACCAATTCGTTGTCATCTCCGAGTCACTATATGGTTCTGTCTACATTAACTGGTGGTCTAGTAGCAAATGGTCATAACGTGACTCTTGTAACAAACGACCTCAAAGGTACCCACGGATTTCCAAATGGAACATACAGTCAGACTCTTACTTTCAAAGCTTCTTATCTCAAAGAAGATCAGGAAAAGTTAGAAAACACGATGAAAGAGTTTGCATTCGTTTCTCCTGGCTTCACAAAGACATTTAAGTTTTTCGGTCTTGTAATGGATGCTTTGTACAACAGCTGCCTCGATTTGTGGAAAGATCAGAACTTGCTGAACGAATTGCAAAATTCACACTTCGATTTCGCTTTAGTCTTTCCTTTTTCGTCATGTGATGTTTTAGTAGCTCATTATGTCAATGCTCCATTTGCTATTGTTTTCCCATCGATACGAGCTCCGACATTTCACGAGGGTTATGTAGGTATGCCTTACCCTTCTTCTTACGTTCCCTTTGATGTCTTTGGCACACTAACCGACGAAATGACATTTCTACAGAGACTTCAGAACCTGCTGTCTCCATTATTGTACcatattatgcaatatatatctAACCTGTCGTACCACAGTATTCAAGTTACATTTGACATTTTACCGGATAAATCCATCAAGGAGCTTTATTCACAAGCCTCTTTAGTCTTGTCACATGTCAGCATGGGAAGTGACTATCCTCGGCCTTACACACCGAATTTTATTCCGATTGGGGGCTTGATTTCTGGACCAAGTAAGCCATTGTCAAAG GAATTGGAAGACTTCGTACAAGGATCTGGAGACCATGGTATCATTATATTTACTTTG GGCTCTGCTGTTCAGGGCTTATCGAATAAAGATACCGCAGAAATCTTTGCACGCGTCTTTAAGAAACTTCCACAGAGAATCCTTTGGAGACACAACGCAGAACCACCAGCAAGTCTAGCCAATAACACTAAACTGTTAAAATGGCTGCCGCAAAATGACCTATTAG CACATCCCAAGACTCGTCTCCTGATATATCATGGTGGGAGTAATGGTGTTCTAGAGTCGATTACTCATGGAATTCCTATGGTGGTCATCCCTCTCCTTGGAGACCAAGTATCCCATGGAGCTAGAGTCCAGAAGAAAGGAATGGGGCTAATGCTGGACAAGACAAACATCACCGAGGAAAATCTCATGGAGGTTGTACAAGAAGTATTGCATAATCCCAG TTACAAAGAGCGAGCTCAGCTGTTTTCAGACATCCATAACGACTTGCCGATGAAACCTTTAGAGAGAGCGGTCTACTGGATTGAACACGTCATGAAATTCGGCGGTGCCCATTTAAGACCACGATCTGCTGATATGAACTTTATAGAACTTTACATGATTGATGTTGCAGTTTTTCTTATTATCGTTTCTGCCATTGGTATTTATGTTGAGTACCTTATTCTTAGTAAACTCTTCAGAATGTGTTGTTCTGGTAAATACCAAAAATCCAAGTCTGACTAA